One Thalassotalea sediminis DNA segment encodes these proteins:
- the mltF gene encoding membrane-bound lytic murein transglycosylase MltF, whose product MNAVRYKHYQNLLLVLLLCIPLVFGLSGCRDKPENSGLTKVAKQGYITVGTLYGLTSYYIGAEGETGFEYELAKKYADFLGVELKIVASYSLEELFSLLDNGEVDFLAAGLTITDSRLKRYDFAPSYNQISQKLVFKQGNERPRDLDDLTGTLIVTANSSHVENLQDLQKSKSSLSWLETKALDSEEILIRILNDEVDYTIIDSHTLSVSRRYYPEISIGFTIKESAPLAWPVSKSGDDSVLASLIEFFGQIHHNGTLLALDDKYFGHVEQFNYVDTRTFIKAVETILPTYRPLFEKYGQEIDWRLLAAISYQESHWNPKARSHTGVRGMMMLTLPTAKQMGIKSRIDAEQSIRGGAKYFQQMFERMPERVPHPDRLWFALASYNVGLGHLNDAREITRLQGGDPDRWVDVKQRLPLLKQKQYYKFTRYGYARGDEPVNYVDNIRRYYDTLTWMDEKQQEAEQHRLQEAVEIEKQTGEIPASKVAEKPIPDVPAAQ is encoded by the coding sequence ATGAACGCTGTACGTTATAAACATTATCAAAACTTACTCCTTGTTTTGCTGTTGTGTATTCCTCTGGTTTTTGGCCTTAGTGGCTGTCGAGACAAGCCAGAGAATTCAGGACTCACAAAAGTTGCAAAGCAAGGCTATATCACAGTTGGTACCTTATATGGCTTAACCAGTTATTATATTGGTGCTGAAGGGGAAACTGGTTTTGAATATGAGCTAGCAAAGAAGTATGCCGACTTTTTAGGTGTTGAATTAAAAATTGTCGCGAGTTACAGCTTGGAAGAGCTTTTTTCATTGTTGGATAACGGTGAAGTTGATTTTCTAGCCGCTGGTTTAACAATTACAGATAGTCGTTTAAAACGGTATGATTTTGCACCAAGTTATAATCAAATAAGCCAGAAACTTGTTTTTAAACAAGGGAATGAGCGTCCACGTGACCTTGATGACTTGACAGGCACGCTAATCGTAACAGCAAATTCGAGTCATGTTGAAAACCTACAAGATTTACAAAAGTCAAAATCTTCACTTAGCTGGCTTGAAACTAAAGCATTAGATAGCGAAGAAATTTTAATTCGTATTTTAAACGACGAAGTAGATTATACCATTATTGACAGTCACACTTTGTCAGTAAGTCGACGCTATTACCCCGAAATTAGTATCGGGTTTACCATCAAAGAATCTGCACCACTTGCTTGGCCTGTTAGTAAAAGCGGCGATGATTCCGTACTTGCTAGTTTAATTGAGTTTTTTGGCCAAATTCATCATAACGGCACATTATTAGCGCTTGATGATAAGTATTTTGGGCATGTAGAACAGTTTAATTATGTTGATACCCGTACCTTTATTAAAGCAGTGGAAACAATATTGCCGACTTATCGACCACTTTTTGAAAAATATGGTCAAGAGATTGATTGGCGCTTGTTGGCTGCCATTAGCTATCAAGAATCTCATTGGAACCCTAAAGCGAGATCGCATACAGGTGTTAGAGGCATGATGATGTTAACCTTGCCTACGGCAAAACAAATGGGCATTAAAAGCCGTATCGATGCAGAGCAAAGTATTCGCGGTGGCGCAAAATATTTCCAACAAATGTTTGAACGAATGCCTGAACGTGTGCCACATCCAGACAGGCTTTGGTTTGCCTTAGCGTCATACAATGTTGGTTTAGGTCATTTAAATGACGCACGCGAGATAACGCGGTTACAAGGTGGTGATCCAGACAGGTGGGTTGATGTTAAGCAACGTTTGCCATTGTTAAAACAGAAACAATATTACAAATTCACACGTTATGGTTATGCGCGAGGCGATGAGCCGGTTAATTATGTAGACAATATTAGGCGTTATTACGATACGTTAACGTGGATGGATGAGAAACAGCAAGAAGCTGAACAACACCGATTGCAGGAAGCAGTTGAAATAGAAAAGCAGACAGGAGAAATTCCAGCGAGTAAGGTGGCTGAAAAACCTATACCCGACGTACCTGCTGCACAGTAA